One Maribacter cobaltidurans genomic window carries:
- a CDS encoding GNAT family N-acetyltransferase, producing MVSLQGNKVKLRALEKEDLDLLFELENNPSVWEISGTITPYSRDVLKLYLDNAHRDIYDVKQLRLVICTLNNESLGLIDLFDFDPKNKRAGIGVLINDKGDRNKGIGTESLEILCKYAFKTLQLKQLYANILEENERSIHLFKKLGFELVGTKKNWIFSEGVFKNELLFQKIFY from the coding sequence ATGGTAAGTCTCCAAGGAAATAAAGTTAAGCTAAGGGCCCTTGAAAAAGAAGATTTGGATTTGCTTTTTGAATTGGAGAATAATCCATCAGTTTGGGAAATTAGCGGAACAATAACACCGTATTCCAGGGATGTCCTAAAATTGTATTTGGACAATGCACATAGGGATATTTATGACGTCAAACAGTTACGATTAGTTATTTGTACCTTAAATAATGAGTCCTTGGGATTAATAGACCTTTTTGATTTCGATCCAAAAAATAAAAGAGCGGGGATAGGTGTTTTAATAAATGATAAAGGAGATAGAAATAAAGGAATTGGCACCGAATCCCTTGAAATACTATGTAAGTATGCTTTTAAGACCTTACAATTAAAACAACTTTATGCTAATATTCTGGAAGAAAACGAAAGAAGTATCCACCTTTTTAAAAAATTAGGTTTTGAATTGGTAGGTACCAAAAAGAATTGGATTTTCAGCGAAGGTGTTTTTAAAAACGAATTATTGTTTCAAAAGATTTTTTATTAA
- the mltG gene encoding endolytic transglycosylase MltG translates to MYIKKILLAILLLGLIAGGVFAYMVYNTFFTPNTNFNNEEAFVYIGSNDSFADVKEQMAPLLHNVEAFQKAAERKGYASNIKGGKYRISKGMNNNDIINNLRVNNIPVKVSFNNQESTASLAGRIAEQIEADSLSLLISFNDSEFLQQNGFNEDNKLSLFIPNSYEFFWNTSAEQFRERMLKEYKRFWNADRIAKAKAQNMTPNEVVALASIVQKETAKVDERPKVAGLYLNRLRNGMLLQADPTVIYAIKKETGNFDTIIKRVLYKDLEINSPYNTYKNTGVPPGPITMPDISSVDAILNPETHRYLYMVANVENFGYHMFAEDMAQHNRNKEQYIRWLNKQKINR, encoded by the coding sequence ATGTATATCAAAAAAATATTGTTAGCTATTTTACTCTTAGGCTTAATTGCCGGAGGAGTATTCGCTTATATGGTCTATAATACCTTTTTTACGCCCAATACCAATTTTAATAATGAAGAGGCCTTTGTATACATTGGTTCCAATGATTCCTTTGCCGATGTCAAAGAGCAAATGGCACCCCTTTTGCATAATGTGGAAGCTTTTCAAAAGGCTGCGGAGAGAAAAGGGTATGCCTCAAATATTAAAGGGGGTAAATATCGTATTTCCAAGGGAATGAACAATAATGATATCATTAACAACTTAAGGGTCAATAATATTCCCGTGAAAGTTTCTTTTAACAATCAGGAAAGCACGGCAAGTTTGGCCGGTAGGATTGCGGAACAAATCGAAGCTGATAGCCTAAGCTTGCTTATTAGCTTTAACGATAGTGAATTTCTTCAACAAAACGGATTTAATGAAGACAATAAGCTTTCCCTTTTTATACCCAATAGTTATGAGTTTTTTTGGAATACTTCTGCAGAGCAGTTTAGGGAACGTATGTTAAAAGAGTACAAAAGATTTTGGAATGCGGACAGAATTGCAAAGGCCAAGGCCCAAAATATGACACCTAATGAGGTTGTGGCATTGGCATCCATTGTGCAAAAGGAAACGGCCAAGGTGGATGAACGGCCAAAAGTTGCAGGTTTGTATCTTAATAGATTAAGAAATGGTATGTTGTTGCAGGCGGATCCCACTGTTATATATGCGATAAAAAAAGAGACAGGTAATTTCGATACAATTATAAAAAGAGTTCTTTATAAGGACCTTGAAATTAATTCCCCATACAATACATATAAAAATACCGGGGTTCCGCCCGGACCTATTACAATGCCCGATATTAGCTCGGTAGATGCCATTTTAAACCCTGAAACTCATAGGTATTTGTACATGGTGGCCAATGTCGAGAACTTCGGTTATCATATGTTTGCAGAGGATATGGCGCAACACAACCGAAATAAGGAACAGTATATCCGTTGGCTTAACAAACAGAAAATCAACAGATAG
- the dapF gene encoding diaminopimelate epimerase, whose amino-acid sequence MTATFFKYQGTGNDFVMIDNRTLFFPKEDNGLVAFLCHRRFGIGADGLILLENDESHDFRMVYYNADGREGSMCGNGGRCIVAFAKFLGIIERKAKFIAVDGPHTATVDGDIVSLKMQDVTEIKRKPSALYLNTGSPHHVQLVSKLSTFNVAKEGAKLRYGIYGEVGSNINFVEQESEDTFNVRTYERGVEDETLSCGTGVTAVALAMHELGKIKSNYAHINAVGGKLKIEFEFSEGSYGQIHLIGEAKQVFKGEITW is encoded by the coding sequence ATGACCGCTACATTTTTTAAATATCAAGGCACGGGAAACGACTTTGTAATGATCGATAATAGGACATTGTTTTTTCCAAAAGAGGACAATGGGCTCGTTGCCTTTTTATGCCATAGAAGATTTGGAATTGGTGCGGATGGACTTATTCTTCTTGAAAACGATGAATCCCATGATTTTAGGATGGTATATTATAATGCTGATGGTAGAGAGGGAAGTATGTGCGGAAATGGTGGAAGATGTATAGTGGCATTTGCAAAGTTTTTAGGCATCATTGAAAGAAAAGCAAAATTCATCGCTGTGGATGGACCTCATACTGCTACAGTTGACGGAGATATCGTCAGTCTTAAAATGCAAGACGTTACCGAAATTAAAAGAAAACCCAGCGCCTTGTATCTGAATACCGGATCTCCGCACCATGTACAATTGGTTTCCAAACTAAGTACGTTCAATGTAGCCAAGGAAGGCGCTAAATTAAGGTACGGCATTTATGGGGAGGTGGGAAGCAATATTAATTTTGTAGAGCAAGAGTCAGAGGATACTTTCAATGTAAGGACCTACGAAAGAGGGGTCGAGGACGAGACACTTTCTTGTGGTACAGGCGTTACGGCTGTGGCTTTGGCCATGCATGAATTAGGAAAAATAAAAAGTAACTATGCCCACATCAATGCGGTTGGTGGTAAGTTAAAGATTGAATTTGAATTTAGTGAAGGAAGCTATGGTCAAATTCACTTAATAGGGGAGGCCAAGCAAGTTTTTAAAGGAGAAATTACATGGTAA
- a CDS encoding tRNA (guanine-N1)-methyltransferase produces the protein MKISRILFLLAVLLTAGLGYSQESEGEETLSLESGPISSQFDYVAKKSGNYRADGVRYEVVKEANLYKLRGNVLDSIAAFNKKTSELNSTISEHETTITSLNKKLEETTTNLEAVTEEKDSMSFLGILVSKTTYNLILWTIIAGLFILLGTFIYKFRNSNILTQEAKQNLAELEVEYEDHRRRALEREQKISRKLQDELNKQKKAK, from the coding sequence ATGAAAATTTCAAGAATACTATTTTTACTTGCAGTCCTACTTACGGCAGGTTTAGGATACTCACAGGAGTCAGAAGGTGAGGAGACACTTTCATTGGAAAGTGGCCCTATTAGCAGCCAGTTCGATTATGTTGCTAAAAAATCCGGCAATTATCGTGCCGATGGTGTACGGTACGAGGTCGTCAAGGAAGCCAACCTATATAAATTAAGGGGGAACGTTTTGGATTCCATTGCGGCTTTCAATAAAAAGACCAGTGAACTGAATTCAACCATTTCCGAGCACGAAACAACTATTACATCCTTAAATAAAAAATTAGAGGAAACAACTACGAACCTGGAAGCGGTCACAGAGGAAAAAGACAGTATGTCCTTTTTGGGTATTTTGGTATCCAAGACGACCTATAACTTAATATTATGGACCATAATAGCCGGGCTATTTATTCTTTTAGGGACTTTCATCTATAAATTCAGAAACAGTAATATTCTAACCCAAGAGGCAAAACAAAATCTAGCAGAACTGGAAGTGGAATATGAAGACCATCGAAGACGGGCCTTGGAGCGGGAGCAAAAGATTAGCAGAAAATTACAGGATGAGCTAAATAAACAAAAGAAAGCGAAATAA
- a CDS encoding GNAT family N-acetyltransferase, whose translation MVITQATITNLKEIVPLFDQYRVFYGQSTNLIQAEAFLKERFENKESIILVASMENQMIGFTQLYFSFSSVYLEPTLILNDLFVLPKYRGQGIGTLLLKSAQDFCEKYNYKGLSLETAIDNPAQKLYEKLGWEKDSHCFHYFWSAQ comes from the coding sequence ATGGTTATTACCCAAGCTACTATAACGAACCTTAAAGAAATAGTTCCATTATTTGACCAATATAGGGTTTTCTATGGTCAATCAACTAATTTGATTCAGGCCGAGGCATTTCTTAAGGAGCGCTTTGAAAATAAGGAATCCATAATATTGGTTGCCTCCATGGAAAATCAAATGATTGGCTTTACACAACTCTATTTCTCATTTTCTTCTGTTTACCTTGAACCTACACTGATACTAAACGACCTTTTTGTACTCCCTAAATATAGGGGCCAAGGTATTGGCACATTACTTTTGAAAAGTGCACAGGACTTTTGCGAAAAATATAATTATAAAGGGTTATCCTTGGAGACCGCCATTGACAATCCCGCCCAAAAACTCTATGAAAAATTAGGTTGGGAGAAAGATTCCCACTGTTTTCACTACTTTTGGTCTGCCCAATAA
- a CDS encoding S1C family serine protease, with product MKKIGGLLLVSICAGAITLGAYKLLFEKPNYAIVSSNDSQPLFSTNYTPTSALGAGINEVDFTNAAERTVNSVVHVKNLTLNTRRNSVFDFFYGSGGTVTPQVGTGSGVIISQDGYIVTNNHVIANATQLQVTLNNNKTFEAELVGTDPNSDIALIKIDTDDKLPYLAFGDSDNTKIGEWVLAVGNPFNLTSTVTAGIVSAKARSLDTRSNQSFIQTDAAVNPGNSGGALVNTNGDLIGINTAISSQTGSYVGYSFAVPSNIAKKVVNDIMEYGNVHKAFMGITPAPVNTRDAIKRGINDIDGVYIEDIEEESGAEEAGLQLGDIIKKIDQIEIHKYPDLSGYLGTKRPNDTINVTIERNEELLTLPVILRERQQLIVPAMGMEVKNLTKEDQKRFRTKKGVKITGVPELYRGYGLEGKVIVQVDDKEINNISDADTAFGSISRYGKTIITMLNEKGERERLIFQ from the coding sequence ATGAAGAAAATTGGAGGACTTTTACTCGTTTCCATCTGTGCAGGAGCAATTACCTTGGGTGCCTATAAACTTCTTTTTGAGAAGCCCAATTATGCAATTGTCTCCTCAAACGATTCGCAGCCTTTATTCAGTACGAACTACACCCCTACTTCGGCTTTGGGCGCTGGTATTAACGAAGTAGATTTCACCAATGCGGCGGAACGTACCGTAAATTCAGTGGTCCACGTTAAAAACCTTACCCTGAACACCAGAAGAAATAGTGTTTTTGACTTCTTTTATGGTTCGGGAGGTACCGTTACCCCACAAGTAGGTACAGGATCTGGGGTAATCATTTCACAGGATGGATATATTGTAACGAACAACCATGTAATCGCCAACGCCACTCAGTTACAGGTTACCTTAAACAATAATAAGACCTTCGAAGCGGAATTGGTAGGTACGGATCCAAATTCAGATATTGCCCTAATTAAGATTGACACCGATGACAAATTACCTTATTTGGCGTTTGGAGACTCGGACAACACTAAGATTGGGGAATGGGTTTTGGCGGTCGGAAACCCTTTTAACCTTACTTCTACGGTCACAGCGGGTATCGTTAGTGCCAAAGCCAGAAGTTTGGACACGCGTTCAAACCAATCTTTCATACAAACCGATGCCGCAGTAAATCCGGGGAATTCAGGAGGTGCCTTGGTCAATACCAATGGGGATTTAATAGGAATCAATACGGCTATTTCATCCCAAACCGGTTCCTATGTTGGATATTCCTTTGCCGTTCCCAGCAATATTGCCAAAAAGGTCGTAAATGATATTATGGAGTACGGCAACGTTCACAAAGCCTTTATGGGAATAACACCTGCACCCGTGAATACAAGGGATGCTATAAAAAGAGGAATCAATGATATTGACGGGGTTTATATAGAAGATATTGAAGAGGAATCAGGTGCCGAGGAAGCTGGATTGCAATTAGGCGATATTATAAAAAAAATAGATCAAATCGAAATACACAAATATCCAGATCTTTCAGGATATTTGGGCACCAAAAGGCCCAATGACACAATTAATGTGACTATAGAAAGAAATGAGGAATTGCTAACCCTACCGGTGATACTGAGAGAACGTCAACAATTAATAGTTCCCGCTATGGGAATGGAAGTAAAAAATCTTACCAAGGAGGATCAAAAAAGGTTTAGGACCAAGAAAGGGGTTAAAATAACGGGCGTGCCTGAACTATATCGAGGCTATGGCTTGGAAGGAAAGGTCATTGTACAGGTAGATGATAAGGAAATAAATAATATATCCGATGCAGACACTGCTTTTGGGTCGATATCACGATATGGAAAGACCATCATTACCATGCTCAACGAAAAAGGCGAACGAGAACGCTTAATTTTTCAATAA
- the rplS gene encoding 50S ribosomal protein L19 yields MESLIKFVQDEFVAKKEFPKFSAGDTITVYYEIKEGEKTRTQFFKGVVIQRRGTGATETFTIRKMSGTVGVERIFPINLPALQKIEVNKKGKVRRSRIYYFRGLTGKKARIKEVRS; encoded by the coding sequence ATGGAATCATTAATTAAGTTTGTACAGGACGAATTCGTAGCAAAAAAAGAATTCCCAAAATTTTCTGCAGGTGACACTATCACTGTATATTATGAAATTAAGGAAGGTGAAAAAACACGTACACAGTTCTTTAAAGGGGTGGTTATCCAAAGAAGAGGTACTGGTGCAACCGAAACATTTACCATTCGCAAAATGTCCGGAACTGTGGGAGTTGAACGTATTTTTCCAATTAATCTTCCAGCTCTTCAAAAAATTGAAGTTAATAAAAAAGGTAAGGTTCGTAGATCAAGAATTTACTATTTCAGAGGCTTGACCGGTAAGAAAGCAAGAATTAAAGAGGTGAGATCATAA
- the trmD gene encoding tRNA (guanosine(37)-N1)-methyltransferase TrmD, which produces MRIDIITVLPELLKSPFEASILKRAIEKGLVEVHFHNLRDYTDNSYNQVDDYQFGGGAGMVMMIEPIDKCISGLKAQRNYDEIIYMTPDGKTLNQKIANSLSLLENIIILCGHYKGVDQRVRDMFITKEISIGDYVLSGGELGAAVLCDTIIRLLPGVLNDETSALTDSFQDGLLAPPVYTRPAEYKGIKVPEVLLSGNFGKIEQWREEKAQERTEKLRPDLLQ; this is translated from the coding sequence ATGCGAATTGATATCATCACTGTTTTACCGGAACTACTAAAAAGCCCGTTCGAAGCCTCGATTTTAAAGAGAGCCATAGAAAAAGGATTGGTCGAAGTTCATTTTCATAACTTAAGAGATTACACGGATAATAGCTATAATCAAGTGGATGATTATCAGTTTGGCGGTGGTGCGGGAATGGTAATGATGATAGAACCGATAGATAAATGTATTTCGGGACTCAAAGCGCAAAGAAATTATGATGAGATTATCTATATGACCCCTGATGGGAAAACATTGAACCAGAAAATTGCCAATAGTCTGTCTCTCTTGGAAAATATCATTATTCTATGTGGTCATTATAAAGGGGTTGATCAACGCGTAAGGGATATGTTCATTACCAAGGAGATCTCGATTGGAGACTATGTGCTCTCCGGTGGGGAATTGGGCGCTGCAGTCCTTTGCGATACTATAATTAGACTTCTGCCAGGCGTACTTAATGATGAAACATCGGCCCTGACAGATAGTTTTCAAGACGGTTTATTGGCTCCGCCCGTGTACACAAGACCAGCGGAATATAAAGGGATAAAGGTTCCTGAGGTACTTTTGAGTGGAAATTTCGGTAAAATAGAACAATGGCGAGAGGAGAAAGCACAGGAAAGGACAGAAAAGCTAAGACCGGACTTACTACAATAA
- a CDS encoding TonB-dependent receptor — MKKPHWLFPILLVCFSIVAKAQEKYTLSGVITEDSSNETLIGVTIAFPSLGSGVTTNEYGFYSITLPKGEYQVIVSYLGFSDIVQNIILDKDTKLDFQLSEEAEQLDEVVVTDDSEKLDIRKPQMSVNTLSAATIKKIPVILGEADVIKSILLLPGVTNAGEGASGFNVRGGAADQNLILLDEAIIFNSSHLFGFFSVFNPDAIKDIKLYKGGIPARYGGRVSSVLDIFQKEGNSKEFKMNGGIGAVASRLLLEGPIKKDRAAFLIGGRASYAHLFLPLFDVDNTAYFYDLNTKINYKINENNNVFLSGYFGRDVFGISESFVNTYGNAVGNFRWNHLFSDKLFSNLSLIYSDYYYGLKLDFVGFNWNSGIRNFNLKYDFKHYLSDKFQLNYGINNIYYQFNPGKIEPSNDESGILEDQLTQKYANEFAAYVDVEHQITNNLSLGYGLRFSQFVRLGQDEVFTYANDNPVVFDPFLLIYQEAEPIGRSTPGRKGRLATFNNLEPRASLSYTLNEKSSVKASYTRLAQYLHLLSNTSSPTPLDVWTPSGPFVKPQLLDQYALGYFRNINNGDYVIESEIFYKEVQNRIDYIDGANLIANDAIEQVILNGEARAYGLELLLRKNEGDFQGWLAYTLSKSEQRTPGRNLDFDNGRSNLETGINNGNWYNTPYDKTHDISLFLSYNLNEKWSFSSNFVYQTGQPTNYPIGQFEFQGLTIPYYGLRNKQRLPAYNRLDISATLTPRKNKNRKIKGEWIFSIYNLYNRRNAASINFRRNDDTGANEAVRTSIFGIVPAVTYNFKL, encoded by the coding sequence ATGAAAAAGCCTCATTGGCTATTTCCTATCCTTCTAGTTTGTTTTTCCATAGTCGCGAAAGCGCAGGAAAAATATACCTTAAGCGGAGTTATTACCGAGGATTCCAGTAACGAAACATTAATTGGTGTAACCATTGCATTTCCCAGTCTGGGAAGTGGCGTAACTACGAATGAATATGGATTTTATTCCATAACCTTACCTAAAGGCGAATATCAGGTTATCGTAAGCTATTTGGGGTTTAGTGATATTGTTCAAAATATCATACTTGATAAGGATACCAAATTGGATTTTCAGCTCTCCGAAGAGGCCGAACAACTGGATGAGGTTGTCGTTACGGATGATTCGGAAAAGTTGGATATTAGAAAACCCCAAATGAGTGTCAATACGCTTTCTGCCGCCACCATAAAAAAGATACCTGTTATTTTGGGGGAAGCAGATGTCATCAAGTCCATTTTGTTGTTACCGGGAGTCACCAATGCTGGTGAGGGTGCTTCCGGTTTTAATGTTAGGGGCGGTGCTGCGGACCAAAATCTTATACTTTTAGATGAAGCGATAATATTCAATTCCTCGCATCTTTTTGGATTCTTTTCAGTTTTCAATCCAGATGCTATCAAAGATATAAAACTATATAAGGGCGGTATTCCGGCCCGTTACGGTGGACGAGTTTCTTCGGTATTGGATATTTTTCAAAAAGAAGGGAACAGCAAGGAATTTAAAATGAATGGCGGTATAGGTGCAGTTGCCAGTAGATTATTGCTAGAAGGCCCAATAAAGAAAGACCGTGCCGCTTTTTTAATTGGAGGCCGTGCCTCCTACGCCCATTTATTCCTTCCCTTGTTCGATGTTGACAATACAGCTTATTTTTACGACTTAAATACCAAAATCAACTACAAAATCAATGAAAATAACAACGTATTTCTCTCAGGTTATTTTGGAAGGGATGTCTTTGGGATTAGTGAAAGCTTTGTAAACACCTATGGAAATGCGGTGGGAAACTTCAGATGGAACCATCTATTCTCGGATAAGCTCTTTTCAAACCTTTCCTTAATTTATTCCGATTATTACTATGGCTTAAAATTGGATTTTGTAGGATTCAATTGGAATTCGGGCATTCGTAATTTCAACCTTAAATATGATTTCAAACACTATCTGAGCGATAAGTTTCAGTTGAACTACGGAATAAATAACATTTACTACCAGTTCAATCCGGGTAAAATAGAACCTAGTAACGATGAATCCGGAATCTTAGAAGATCAATTAACCCAAAAATATGCAAATGAATTTGCAGCTTATGTTGATGTAGAACATCAAATTACAAACAATCTCAGCCTTGGTTACGGCCTTAGGTTCAGTCAGTTCGTGCGTTTAGGTCAGGATGAGGTTTTCACCTATGCCAATGATAATCCCGTCGTTTTTGATCCATTTTTATTAATTTATCAAGAAGCAGAACCAATAGGAAGGTCAACGCCAGGACGTAAGGGTCGGCTTGCTACCTTTAATAATTTGGAACCAAGGGCGTCCCTATCCTATACCTTGAATGAAAAAAGTTCCGTAAAGGCAAGTTATACCCGTTTAGCACAGTACTTACACTTGCTTTCCAATACAAGTTCCCCTACCCCATTGGATGTTTGGACTCCGAGCGGACCTTTCGTGAAACCTCAGTTATTAGATCAATATGCCTTGGGATATTTCCGGAATATCAATAATGGGGATTATGTTATTGAAAGTGAGATTTTTTACAAGGAAGTACAAAACAGAATTGATTATATAGACGGAGCTAATCTTATAGCGAATGATGCTATTGAACAGGTAATTCTCAACGGCGAGGCCAGGGCCTATGGACTAGAACTGCTGTTACGCAAAAATGAAGGAGATTTTCAAGGATGGTTGGCATACACGCTTTCAAAATCCGAACAGCGGACACCAGGTAGAAATCTAGATTTTGACAACGGACGCAGCAATTTAGAAACAGGTATCAATAACGGAAACTGGTATAACACTCCTTATGATAAAACCCACGATATATCCCTTTTCCTTAGTTATAATTTAAATGAAAAATGGAGCTTTAGTAGTAACTTCGTCTATCAGACCGGGCAGCCCACCAACTACCCCATTGGGCAATTTGAATTTCAAGGATTGACCATTCCCTATTACGGACTACGAAACAAGCAACGCTTACCGGCTTATAACCGATTGGATATATCCGCTACACTTACTCCGAGAAAAAATAAAAACAGAAAAATAAAAGGGGAATGGATTTTTAGCATTTATAACCTTTACAATAGAAGAAATGCAGCATCTATAAATTTTAGAAGAAATGATGATACCGGTGCAAATGAAGCGGTAAGAACTTCCATTTTCGGAATTGTCCCGGCCGTTACTTACAACTTTAAACTATAG
- a CDS encoding NADP-dependent isocitrate dehydrogenase: protein MSKIFYTKTDEAPALATASFLPIVKAFTKTSGIEIETKNISLAGRIAALFPEYLTEEQKVPNDLDVLGELAKQPEANIIKLPNISASIPQLKEAIAELQSKGYKLPDYPDEPKTEEEKVIKSKYDKVKGSAVNPVLREGNSDRRAPRAVKNYAKKNPHSMGAWSADSKTHVATMSHGDFKSNEKSITIPSATEVQIVLKTENGAKKVLKEKLSLQDGEIIDATVMSKKALLVFLKEQVKDAKEKGVLFSVHLKATMMKVSDPVIFGHVVETFFKPVFDKYSTTFEKIGVNPNDGLEVLYNKLEKLPTNEKTEIENKIQAVLEDGPSLAMVNSDKGITNLHVPSDIIIDASMPAMIRNSGQMWNAEGKPQDTKAVIPDSSYAGIYSATIDFCKEHGAFDPTTMGTVPNVGLMAQKAEEYGSHDKTFEIKEAGSVQVIDLNSDKVLLEHSVEEGDIWRMCQVKDAPIEDWIKLAVSRARATNDPAIFWLDENRAHDRELIKKVNLYLPQQDTDGLDIQIMSPEKATQYTLKRIKEGKDTISVSGNVLRDYLTDLFPILEVGTSAKMLSIVPLMNGGGLFETGAGGSAPKHVEQFLEEGHLRWDSLGEFLALGVSLEFYGEKNNNPKAKILGDALDAATEKFLLNDKSPSRKVKELDTRGSHFYLAKYWAEALSKQDNDAELKSIFTKIYAQIQNKEEQILNDLLDAQGSAQDIGGYYKPNPNLESIAMRPSDAFNKILQSI, encoded by the coding sequence ATGTCCAAAATTTTTTATACCAAAACGGATGAAGCTCCCGCTTTAGCTACTGCCTCATTTTTACCTATTGTCAAAGCATTTACCAAAACTTCGGGAATAGAAATAGAAACCAAGAATATTTCCTTGGCCGGTAGGATAGCAGCTCTTTTTCCGGAGTATCTCACCGAGGAGCAAAAAGTTCCCAATGATTTGGACGTTTTAGGTGAATTGGCAAAACAACCAGAGGCAAATATTATAAAATTACCTAATATAAGCGCTTCAATTCCGCAGTTAAAGGAGGCAATTGCCGAATTACAATCCAAGGGATATAAACTGCCAGATTATCCAGATGAACCAAAAACTGAAGAGGAGAAAGTAATTAAGTCCAAATATGATAAGGTAAAAGGCAGTGCGGTAAACCCTGTATTACGGGAAGGAAATTCTGACCGTCGTGCTCCTAGGGCCGTAAAGAATTATGCCAAAAAGAATCCACATAGCATGGGTGCTTGGTCGGCAGATTCCAAAACACATGTAGCCACAATGTCTCATGGCGATTTTAAATCCAACGAGAAATCAATAACAATTCCATCTGCAACGGAGGTACAGATAGTACTAAAAACCGAGAATGGAGCAAAGAAAGTTTTAAAGGAAAAGTTATCCTTACAAGACGGGGAAATTATTGATGCTACTGTTATGAGCAAAAAGGCTCTTTTGGTATTCCTTAAAGAACAGGTAAAAGATGCCAAGGAAAAGGGTGTTTTATTTTCTGTGCATCTAAAGGCTACCATGATGAAGGTATCCGATCCCGTTATTTTTGGCCATGTTGTGGAAACTTTTTTTAAACCTGTATTTGATAAGTATTCCACAACTTTCGAAAAAATAGGTGTTAACCCCAACGATGGGCTTGAGGTTTTATATAATAAATTGGAAAAATTACCTACCAATGAGAAAACCGAAATAGAGAATAAAATACAGGCTGTATTGGAAGACGGTCCATCCCTGGCTATGGTAAATTCAGATAAGGGTATTACGAACCTGCACGTACCCAGTGATATTATCATAGATGCCTCAATGCCGGCCATGATCCGTAATTCTGGTCAAATGTGGAATGCCGAAGGGAAACCACAAGATACCAAAGCGGTTATACCGGATAGTAGCTATGCAGGTATTTATTCCGCTACTATAGATTTTTGTAAAGAACACGGTGCATTTGATCCAACTACCATGGGAACTGTTCCCAATGTTGGGTTAATGGCGCAAAAAGCGGAGGAATATGGTTCCCATGACAAAACTTTTGAGATAAAGGAAGCAGGTTCCGTTCAAGTAATAGATTTAAATTCTGACAAGGTTTTATTGGAACATTCTGTTGAAGAAGGTGACATTTGGAGAATGTGCCAAGTAAAGGATGCCCCTATTGAAGATTGGATAAAACTGGCAGTTTCCAGAGCAAGAGCGACAAACGATCCGGCAATTTTCTGGTTGGATGAAAATAGGGCTCATGATAGAGAACTAATAAAGAAAGTTAACTTGTACCTACCACAACAGGATACGGATGGTTTGGATATCCAAATTATGTCTCCGGAAAAAGCAACACAATATACGCTTAAACGTATTAAAGAAGGAAAAGATACCATCTCGGTTTCTGGGAACGTACTACGGGATTACCTAACTGATTTATTTCCCATTCTAGAAGTAGGTACCAGTGCCAAAATGTTATCCATTGTTCCTTTGATGAATGGAGGCGGATTATTTGAAACAGGTGCAGGAGGTTCGGCGCCGAAACATGTAGAGCAATTTTTGGAAGAGGGACATTTAAGATGGGACTCTTTAGGTGAATTCTTGGCTCTAGGCGTGTCTTTAGAGTTTTATGGAGAGAAAAACAATAATCCTAAAGCTAAGATTTTGGGTGATGCCTTGGACGCAGCCACAGAGAAATTTTTATTGAATGATAAATCACCATCCAGAAAAGTTAAGGAATTGGATACCAGAGGAAGTCATTTTTACCTTGCGAAGTATTGGGCAGAAGCTTTGTCTAAACAAGACAATGATGCTGAGCTTAAATCAATTTTTACAAAAATATATGCTCAGATACAGAATAAGGAAGAACAAATCCTGAACGACCTTTTGGATGCCCAAGGAAGTGCACAGGACATAGGTGGTTATTACAAGCCGAATCCGAACTTAGAGTCAATTGCCATGCGCCCAAGTGATGCGTTCAATAAAATTCTACAATCCATTTAA